The following DNA comes from Geobacter sp..
CTATTCTTATTGTGTTTAGCTGTCTCCACTGAAACATCTTTAATTGTTATTTTTATTTTTTTCTTAAATAAGCTGTTATCTATTTCGTATGGTTCTGAATTATTTACAACCAACACTATTTTTTCAGTAGTATATTTTTTTACGTTAACATTTACACCATATGCATTGGTGCCTATATATTCGTCTTTATAGACTTTTGATTCTCTACTAGGTATACCAAGCGTGAATTTAGTTACCCATGAATTTTCAAGTGGTAATAATATTTGTAATATTTGGGTGTCGGCATCATAAATAGATTCTACATCAACTAACAGTGATATATTATCATATATATATGTATTCCCAGATAATGGAGTCTTGTCCTCTTTCTCTATGCGTAAATTGTATTCATAAGTGGTTTCAAATTCGCTTTTTTCTCTATTTTTTCTTGCTTCTAGTGATTTGTAAACTTCTCTTAAATCATGGCCAATAAAATCTTTATCAACAAAATTTCCAACCAATTCAAAACTGTTACTTGTGTATTTTGGTGCAATTATGGTTTCTAATGGTTTTTCTTCTTGTTTTACAGTCGGCTGTTTTGGTTTTTCTTCTTGTTTTACAATCGGCTGTTTTGGTTTTGGGCTTGTTTTTCTTGCTGCATAAACGTTTGTTTGTGTAAAACTTAAAGACACTAGACAGGTGCCAATTATAACCATTTTTATGTCCATACTATCCTCTTCTATTGTTAGATAATAAATTTTAGACATAATACAAGTCAAAACAAATATGTAAAGCATTATTTGTAAACACAAATACGCGAATACAAAAATCAATTAAATTTATTATTGCTGTTTTGCAAATTAATATTTCTACAAAATTGTTAATTATCTATCCATACAATAATAAGTGGTATTTTTTAATCATATAATCGCACCTTTTTATCATTGTCATATTCAGGAGCCAATAATGAACAAACAAATACTAAAATTACAATCACACACCGACCACCTCTTGAGTTGTCTGCTTGGCTTGAAAGAGAAATTCGCATTTCTCCGCCCTATGCTGTTTGATGAAGAGACCGTCCAACAGTATGGGAATGGTGACCGCTTCCGAGGGTTTGAATCTATCAAGTACTCATTGTTCTATGGCTGCGCTCAAGACCTAGCTAGAATGACATTAGATACTACTGAGCGGACCCCGAGCATTGCAGGGATAATTGCCTCGCTGCAGGCAAATCCACACTTGCTCAGGGAGCTGCGCATAATGTACTCGGAGTGGGGGTATGGGGTACCGGTAAATGATTCTGGTGATGAAGAGATAAAGGCTGCGCTTGAGCAGCTACACGAACGCGAAAAAGAGAAACGCCGCCAGAAGTTTGATGCCATGTGCAATGAGTTAAATACGGCTTGGGAGGCTTTCAAGGCTAAGCCAAGCACAAAAGCATTCAGGATTATCCGTGACAGGCTGACAGCCCACCTGGAGCTGCGCCGTGGCGAGGATGGTGTTTATCGCCCGATAGATATCGCCACATTGGGATTGACCTGGGGTGACCTTGGAGAGAGCATCAGAGATGTTGATAAAATGGTCGAACTGTTGAATGCAATTGTACGAAATGCGGGATTCGTGATGGAGGAGTTTGACGAAAAACTGGATGAGGCAGTCAAAGGGTTTTGGAAAACATCAAGTCCCGCCCAATAGGGCTTGTTTAACGCTTTTGACTACTTCATCTTTATACGGTGTCAGTTGATGGTTCATGGCTATGTGATTATCATCCTATGCGTCAAATCAGCAAATAATTTAGCCAGGCAAGCGCTAATTACATCAAATTTAATCGCAAGCAGATACTCTAGTATCATCATAAAACTGTTTCATCCAATTTATCTGCATTTCGTTAAACTTACCCTCTCTGTATTCTGGACTAGTGAACCAGCTTTCTTTAAATTTTTCGCTTACAAATGTTCTATATCCCACTTTGTAATCAATTGACTTAGATTTAAGCATTTTTTCAAGTAAGTCATTAGGTATACGAAATTCATTAAGCTTATCATAATTTTCTGGTTTAAGAGTAACAACATCACCATCGTCTATTATTAAATCTAAAGAAATTACAGACGAATTGAAAGTATATATATGCGCTGATAAAAAATATTTGTTGTTTTCACTTATTAAATTAAATGCTTCTTTGTCTTTATATTCGGTAAGTGCATTTAAAGACATTCCACATCTCAATTTTTTATCCTTATCGAATTTAGATGGTCTGCTACACGATATTTTAGGCAGCTTCGGTATGTTTTTTAATCTATTTAGCTCCTTAACTTGCTCATCTAATCCCTTCAATGCATCAGTGGTGTGCTCTCTATATTTTGGGTCATGTCTTAATAATGAATTATAAACATTGTTGATATATATATTTACATTATTGCAACGCCTTTCAATGCTAACTTTAGTATTTAGTGTATCATATTCAATTGTTTCTGAACCATCAGGTAGCACTGTCTTTAATTGTGATTTTTCCATTAAACTATTCAATTTACTACTCAATCCATTGACGGCTTTTAGCGCTAAATCTTTGTTTTGATATTTATATTTAATATCAATGCTATTTAGTTCGTTGTTAAAATAGAGTAGGCTCGCAGTTGAAGTATAATTGCGCTCCATTTTATTGTTTGCTTCAATTTCAGATAATTCAATATCATTTATAATGCATGTTTTGAAACCAAGTAAATCCTGGTTTGAGCACTTTAAATTTTGATAAAACAATTTTGTATCATCTAATGTAATTTTCCAGTTTAGCTTGTCATATTCTTTTATTTTAACTGGTATCTTATTCGAGATAGCATAGCATATAGATGATGATATTAAAAATGCAGTAGCAAATAATATTATAAATTTAAATTTCATATGTGCCGTCCAATTATATTTTATTTTGAATAGTTTCTCGTGCTTAACTAAATAATGGTCAAAATTAACAAGAAATAGCAGTACATTAAAATGTATTGCTATATATTTGCATATATTATTAATAAATCAAGATATTTTATATGTGGCATTTAATTATAACATTTGTTGCAAGTAATTTTATATTGTTGTTGATTATATATTAACTTGAATTATAGTCTGAAAAATATTATTCAAAACAGATTGTATGTAGTTTATTACCATTAAAAATGGTAATTTGTATGGCTGGTATACTCTCAAATATATAATAGTTAGTGGCGATAAAACTTTATGCCGTAGTCAATAAAACGGTCTTTAACCCGTCAACTACTTCATCTTTGTAAGGGTAGGATTCAATACTGAAGGATGGTTGGCGTCCATTATTGTAGAGCTGCCAGATTTGACTGTATATCGACCAGAGCACGGTCAATGCTGCTTCTATTTCCTCGAAGTCAGTACCCTGAAACATATTGGCAATTGCTTCTGAATCAGTGTGGACGGCGTGGGCAAAGACCTTATCGCGGATACTCCGATAAAGCCCCTTGAACTTATCGTTGTGTGGACGGGTCAAACGGAAGAGCGTATTGATGTCTTCGATGGTGGGGTAGTATGCTTTGTCCAGATAATCATCAAGCCAGTCTGGCTTGATTGCTGCTCCGTCGCGTTTCCTGGCTTCAAGACCAGCTTTATCGAATTCCTGAAAATTATCTCTGCAGGTTCTGGAAAATGTCTTGAATGAAAATGAGTCCCTGGAATCATCGTACAGCCGCCCAAGCGCGATAAACAGTTTGGTCTGGACTGACGAAATGTAGATTCTCCAAAAAGAGATGTTCTTGTTTATCAGGTCGACATACATCTGGTCGGCCAGCAACTTTTTGATTCCCTCATAGGCGTAGAAAATCCTCAGAGCCGTTTCCACTTCGCTACGGAATGTATCCAAGCACCCCTGTATGACCATGGAAACCTACTTCCCCGAATATGCGGCATTAACCATATGGCTGGCAAAATTCGAGTTCGTATAATTGGCAAAAATTTGCTGGAGAATATCCTCGGGAGATTTGCTTGTGCTGTAGTTTTCGATGATGGTTCTGGCTACATGCTTTAACAAGTCTTTGGGGTCGGTATGCTTCAACTTCCTGCCATCCAGAACATGTTCAAGTAAGACTGGCTTGTGACTGGCAGATTCCATTTTCTCCCTGACAGCATCAAAACGCGCCTTCAGGTCATCTGGAATCCCATTGTTAGCAAGCTTCTCAAGGCTTGCCAAAGTGGTCTGGGAATTCTCAACCGCCTGCTGGTAATGCTCTTCGTCGATATAGGTGAGCGGGTCATTAAACAGTTTTTCCAACTGCTCAAGAGAACTCTGCACCCTGACACTGGCAATCCTGGTATTCGATGACTTTCGGCAAACGCTGCTCAGGTGGCGACCAAGCGCATGGGCCTGCTCTAGGAAACGCTCGAAGTTGGGAGTGTGCTCGAATCCATCGCGCCGGGCGTTTGGCTTCAGGCTGTTATTGACCACATGGATTTCACCAATTTGCCAGCCAGAGAAGCGTGGCTCTGAAAATTTGTCATCCAGGCAGTGTTCACCACCAACTTCAATGTTTCCCTGACGGATACGGATTCCCTTCACATTCAGAGCATTTGGCAACGTAGCAAGGAATTGAGTCTTCGCGTACCAGCCGAGGGCAATTGTTTCGCCGTCAACAGTCTTGAACTGGTAATACTCGATTCCCTGAATCTTGTCGGAACTGTTGGTAGACAGTTTGACCTCATCAGCATAGGGGCGGAACACTTGACGGCCATTCACCTGTATCTGGTAACAGCGGTAATCGCTGACATCAGAAAGATATTGCTCAATCTCTTCGGCATAAAAGAACGTTTGATGATTGTATGGAACCGGTGCGCTATGGGCCAGGTAATCGGTCACCGACTTCAGGTTCATCAGCATGTCGGAATGGAACCGATGGACATTGCGAAGGGTCACGCGGAAAAAGTGCAGCGGCGTCTCTTCGGTCGGGTCATCGTATTCCAGGGTAGCAACAGCCTGAATCATTTCAGATAGGGTGATGTTTCTTCGCGTATCTGCAGCAATCGCATCGAACTCTTTTCGGTTCCAACGAACAACCGAAATAAGCTCATCGCCTGCAGAACGAGTTTCAAAAACAAGCTCATCACAATAGGCTAGGCCACCAAGCCTGCCGATGCCCCGGAAACCTCTCTGGCTAGTCCCTTCCTTCGGACTGCAGCCGAGGTTGGTTAAGATGCCATGTGCAGTGTCGTTATCGAGGCCTTGGCCGTTGTCCTCAATAACAATGGACCGGTTGTGGCCGTTGAGGGAAATCGAGATTTGTGCGCTTTCGTGGCTTAATAATTCGCTCTGAATGGCAAGGTCGATGCTGTCCACCGAATTCTGGATATATTCCCGGTAAATCATCAAGGGGTTGTCATACATGCCGGACGTGACAATATCGAATAACTGCCGACCAATGACCGGCTTCTTTTCTATTTCAGATACCACTCTAGCCATTGCTTAACCTCTTCGTTCTTGACCGTCTTGAATGCCTGCTTTATCGCTTCCTTTGAACAAGGTGAAACGGCATCATGGAATTCGAAAAATACTTCATCCTGTTGGTGTAAAAGCCGTAGAATAAATTCCCTGAAATCTTCGACCTTGCCGGAACCTGGTTCCCGGTTCGGTTTGTTCTCGTATCTTCTTCTCTCATGCCTATCCCGGTTTCGCAGTAATTCTTCCGGCATATACATGTTGGCGATGAACTCTTCATATGTCTCACCGATGGCCCGTAACGCCAGGGAGGGCGTCGGAGATATCGCACCATGGGACGCGCCCTTGATAATTTCGATGTTTCGGGTGAAGCGCTTGGTCCACCTTGCATCCTGGAAAAAATCAATGTCTCTTGGGGGCGCTGGTGGGACATAATCGCGACTCCGATTCAGTCTCTCCGGTGAATTATCCTTTATTGGGGCAAACCGCATCGGGTAGCTATAGATTGCTGCAGCTTTGCTGCTGCTTTCTTCCTTCCATGACCGGTTGATATCAATGTTGATGACAAGCCGTTCGTACAGGTCACGAGGAGTGTCCTTCTCGTTGTAGAGCATATAGTTGGAGAATTCTTTGAAGCCGTGGCGCTTGGCGATGTTTACCGCGTTTATGTACGTATCCCGGTATGAAAGGCGGTCAAAAGCTATCCGCATCGGCTTGATGTGCAGTTGCTCGATAAGGGCGATATTGCCTTCGTTGATGTGTGTCGCTTCCAACCCCTGGTTGAAGTCGATGACTCGTGTCCTGGGGATTGTTTCAGTGGTCTTTTGGCCACGGCCATAACCAAGCTCAACCAGGTCGCTCACAATTTGGTCAAGATTCGGTGAGGCAAGGACGTTGTTATCCATCAGCTTCAGTCGGGGTTTGTCGCCGTACAGTGCTCGCATCTCAGTAATCATGGGACGGATATCCAGGTACTCGCAGTATTCCGGTTCCACATCATTGACACCACACCACGGACACTTGCGTTTGCAGCCACGGGTGGCGTGGGCATAATACGTGTCATTGATGGCGTAAATACGGTTGTCGAGGATGCTGTAATCTGGAGGAAGCGAATCGATTTCTTCGTCACCCGGCAAATCAATTTTGCCCGGTTCGTTCAGGGTGCCGACAATTGGCTGGATGCCTGTCTCTTCGAAGATGTCGTTGGGGATGATGGAGGCCATAATCCCGCCAACATAAATTTTATAGACGGAATTACCAACTGCCTTCTTGTAAAACTCAATAGTCTCAATGACGTTCTTCCAGTCGAACGTAAAGAGCGTGGTAATGTAGATTCGGTCCCATATCAGTTCATGGGTAAACAAGTCTGACTCTTTGATGACAGATTTATCCATACCATTGACAAACGTAACCTCATCACCTCGTCGCTTATGGAAGGTGCTGAGTTTAAGCAAGCCAATTGGGGGATACCACAGGCTTTCATCATCGCGTTTCTTGGCATCCGGTGCAGTTGCTGCTTTCCTGAAACTGGCGGAGCCATGGCGATAATCTGGTTCTACGAGTAATACTTTCACTATGTTCCTTGTTGGAAATTTTTATACGGCGGTGTTGAGCTTTTCTATACCAATTTTCGCCGGGAGCCATTCATTTAGCTGAGTAAGGAACGCATGGTCTTCAAGGCTTACGTTTCTGCCATGCGATGCCTGGTTGCGAATGGGGTTCAATGTATCAAACCATTTAAGCTGGTCATCCTTGTTGCTCTTGAACGATGGGTCGGCAAAGATGGTTTTGAACACATCCCAATTCCTTGAGATGATTTTTTTATAGTCAATCAAGTAAAGGAAGTCTTGTTCAGGGTCATCACTGTTCGCATTGATTTTTTCAATTGCAGCTTTTTTCCGTTCTTCGGGTGGTACACCATCTTTCCACCAACTGCTGCCGAATTTATCCTGGAGAACTGAGAACACTTTCTGCTTTATACCTTCTTCAAACCTATCAGTGATAATGCGAGCTACATCCTTATATTTGCCCGAATTCTCATCCATCCATTTTTTTAGACCGTCAGGCTCAAAGTCACTATATGTATTGTGTATTTCCTGCTGAAACTCACGAACTCCGATTTCAACTCCCTTGGGGTTGGAACTATAGTTTTTAAATTGGGCTATTTTGGCGGGCTCGAATCCGTTCAGATAAGTGAATACCGGTTCCAGATACCGAAACGTCAATTCGGCGATTTCTTTACCGGATTTTTTCGAATAATCTTCACCCTCGTACTGTTTGATGAAATCGAGTAGGTTGCTGGCAATCCTGATAAAACAGACAATGCCGATTGTTGTGGCAACGTACCCTCCAGGGGCACCTCCAAGATTCCAGACAGATTCAGTATTTGCTTTCACATGGTCAAAATAGGTTTTGAAAAACAGATAGCATTTGTCGAGCATCTGCTTGTAATCAAATGTCCCGTCTGCCTGTACCGGGTCACACCATAAATGGCCTGTTTCTACAAGTTTCTTCCTGTTTAGCTTGGCAAAGAAGTTCGATTTATTTAGACCATGGTCGATAGTTGTCCGTAAAGTGATACAGGCTAACGCAGTTCTCTTTGTTTCACCAATTGCTATCCTGCGGAAAAGAGGGCTATCCTCTTTTTGCCCTAGCCGGGTGAGCAGTTTCGACATGAGGGCTTCGATTGCCGCATCATATTTATCTGAGTTCCACAGTAAATCAGCGCCTATAGTTGTAAGTAAGTTCTGGGAAACCGGCTGCTGTTTACTGTTTATCTTGATAAATAGGTCAACCTGGTCTTTAGAAAGCAAATTTTCAAATGCAACTACCGGAATCGAGTTAGTTTCTTGTATTTGGTGTTTGAATATCCATACAAACGATGTTGTCCGTCAATAACGAAAGCAGAGTGATACTGCTTTGGTAAATGCAGTATTACCGGTTCACTGATTTTGCTGTCATGGGTGCATGAAACACGGTCGAAGTACAGCGGTTCTTCCTTATTAGTATTGATATTAAGAATTATCGAGTTTGGGAAATAGCCACCTTTATCAATAAAATGCTCTATTTCGGTTAATCTCTTCTTGCTGACAAGGCGCTGGTAGCCGTCATCATCGTCATTTACGTTTATGCTGTGCAATATGTAAGAAATTTTCAGAAGTTTTTCCGGCTCTATCGTGAAAGAGTAATAGTAAAATCCTCCCATTTGCCCACGCACTGCTGGAATCTTGTTTTCCAATGAGGGAATGTTCTGACCTTTAAATAATTTTGCCAGAAATTGATATTTAGCTGACTTGCCTAATCTTGCCTGGAGTTGTTCATAGTAGTGAATCTCATCCTGATTGAAATGAGTCATCTTTAGTTCAGCAAGTCGTTTCCTGTCATTTTCGCTCAGATTTATATTGTTGGTTGCAAATATGTATTTGATTTTGTGTTCTTTGGAAAATTCCTTTTTAAGAACTTTGTTCCCACCTGAAATGACCTTATCGTATTCGTTCAGCTCTTTTGAAAAGTGCTTGGTTTTCATCTCTTCAGCACTCTTGCATTCAACGATAATTATGGTTTCATCGTCAGCAGCAAATACGTCTATTTGTTTTCCAGGAATCGTTTCATCATCTGTATAGGGAAGCCGTAAGTCGCGTTTACTCAATGTGGTAAAGCCTAACTTGGCAAGAAGCGTCCACACTCTGTCTTCAAATAGCACATCATGTGGTTTTGGTTTCTTCAGGGCTACGGTTTTCTTGTTTTCTTTATATTGGACCCAATCAGTGCCTTCGTAGTCACTGAGAACCCGCTTATCAACTGTTTTGGCAACAAATGCCGTTGCTCTTATCTTTAAGTCTTTTGCGACTTCCTTGTTTTTAACCAGCTTGCCGGTGAATTCGTCGGCCAGGATGCCCATGCAGAAGTACCCTCCTTGGTATATGACTGGAATGATTGCATTTTAATGTTGCTGGACGCAATCGGCGCAGTATATACCAATTTAGAATAGTTTGCACTGGCTTTGGCGTAGCTAATTTTGGAATATCATTAAGCTATTTAATTTCTTTGAATTATTTGTAATGACAATATCTATTGATTGCTGTGTAGCATGCGGGCTAATATCCGCATCACTGCTCCACTTGGTTGTGTATCACAGCCAGCGTGACCAGTAAACTTCAATCTGATGCCTTATTGTCATTATGCCAACTCCCCATCTTGATGGTGAAAACCGATTCCTGCCGCCGACCCCTGAGAACCTCAGTTCTCTTAAATGCCCCCATTGTTCTGAACACCGCATTGTGTCTAATGGCGCAAAGAAGAAACAATTAATTACAGATGTACCTGAAAATGGCAGGCCGACATTCGTTTATGTCAACCGGCGGAGGTTTCTCTGCAAAGGGTGTGGCAAGACCTTTATGCTACCACTGGCCGGGGTTGAGGAAGGGCGTAACCTCACCACGCGACTGACGGCGTATATCGAAGAGCAGATGTTCCTGAAACCCTTTGTTGGTGTCGCCCGCGAAACGGGGGTGTCGGAGTGCCTGGTACGGAGTATTTTCAAAAAGCACTTGGCTAAAATGGAAGCTGCTGCCCAGTTCAAGACCCCAGATTTTATCGCCCTTGAACCAGTCACAATCCTCAATAAGACTCGGTACCTTGTCTGTAACCTGCGGCAACAGACTGTTATCAATTTATTGGAATCCAACAGCCCTGATGTGGTTGGGAACTATCTGAAGCAATTACCCAACCGGCACGACATCAAGTTTGTACTGATGGATATGAACTATAATGTTCGACAGGCAGTATGGGACAGCCTGCCACTTGCACAAACCATATTCGGCAGTCGCCACTTAATTGGACTGGTCAGTAAATTCTTTGAAGAAATTCGGAAGTTAGTGCGGGAAAGAAGCTGGGGATATAAGCGGCGATTGCTTGCTCAGGATAAAGCAATTTTCAAGCTCAGGCAGCATGAACTATCTGCAGAACAAAATGCAATTATCGATAAGTGGCGCACTACCCATATCGACATGCTCAAGGCGTATGCCCTTAAAAATAACTTCTGTGACCTTTTCGATTTGACCAGCAAATTTGCTGCGAATAAGGCATTTGAATTCTGGTCGATGGATATGGAGGTTGCATACCAGAACGATGAACCTCTATTGTCGCTTCCAAACTGGACCATTGATGGTTCTATTGGCGAATTTTGCCGGTGGTTCGAGCATCCTTCCATCAGGAAATACGAACAAGCGGTTGTCCCCTTAATGGAAGTGCTATCAAAATTTGAGAACTGGTACTCAATCAATGTAATCCGGGCAAGGCTGCTTTCGATTGAGGATGGTAGGAGCGATAAGGGGATTAAGGTGGGGAGTGTGGCAGCAGGTATGGAGGATTACATCAACACGATTTATCGAATTCCTAGCGACTGAAACCGCCATTCAACTTCATCTCGGAGAAATGTCCTATAGAACAGACAAAGGAAAAGGGCTGCAACCTATCAAGATTACAGCCCTTCGTTTTTAACTCCTAATTATTGCAACAGTTTTGTTGAACGGCTTGGGGATATCCCCGCCTTTTGTCGTGCAATGCATTTGTCTCCTGATCAGACCTTGGCTTTCTCCGGTTCTGCCTGCTTCTGCTCTCCGTCGTTTTTTGCATAGGCCGCTTCTGCCTGTTTGGCAGCGGCTTCTTGGGCGGCTACCTCGCTGGCCAGTTTCTCTTTTTCGTCGGTGGCCTTTACCTCTTCTTCGTGGATGCTGTTGCGGAGGTCCTCGGAGGCCCGTTTGAATTCGGCCAGGCCTTTCCCCAGGGAACGCGCCAGGTCGGGAAGCTTTTGCGGCCCGATGACGATCAGGGCGATTACGAGAATGACGATCAGTTCGGGCATGCCAATGCCAAACATACAGGGCCTCTCTTTCATCATCCTACCGGTTGCTGCGGTAAGATG
Coding sequences within:
- a CDS encoding DGQHR domain-containing protein; translated protein: MGILADEFTGKLVKNKEVAKDLKIRATAFVAKTVDKRVLSDYEGTDWVQYKENKKTVALKKPKPHDVLFEDRVWTLLAKLGFTTLSKRDLRLPYTDDETIPGKQIDVFAADDETIIIVECKSAEEMKTKHFSKELNEYDKVISGGNKVLKKEFSKEHKIKYIFATNNINLSENDRKRLAELKMTHFNQDEIHYYEQLQARLGKSAKYQFLAKLFKGQNIPSLENKIPAVRGQMGGFYYYSFTIEPEKLLKISYILHSINVNDDDDGYQRLVSKKRLTEIEHFIDKGGYFPNSIILNINTNKEEPLYFDRVSCTHDSKISEPVILHLPKQYHSAFVIDGQHRLYGYSNTKYKKLTRFR
- the tatA gene encoding twin-arginine translocase TatA/TatE family subunit, which gives rise to MFGIGMPELIVILVIALIVIGPQKLPDLARSLGKGLAEFKRASEDLRNSIHEEEVKATDEKEKLASEVAAQEAAAKQAEAAYAKNDGEQKQAEPEKAKV